CTCTTCGAGCGTATCACTGACCGAACCATCCACCACCCAACTTACGAGACACTCACACAGCGACTCCCGGGAACCCAGACAGGGAGTGCCGGAATCGTCGCTGACCCCGCCGAGGTCGGGAGTTTCTGCCTGTTGGATGGCGATGCACTCACCACCGAAGGAAGGCGTGCAGTGGCTCCGACACCGGCCGCAAAAACTGGACTGAGGCTCCCACCCCAGTCCGTCCTGGAGAACTACCAGCAACCGGGCTTCGAGGTTGGCCTCCCGCTCACTGCCGATAAGACTCCAAGGAACAGTCCTGTTGCCGTCCCGCCTGCACTCCAGCCGATGCATCAGGCGATTCTGGGTGCGACTGGTTCCGGAAAGTCAGTCTTGAATCTCAGTGGTGTGCTCTCAAATCACGCCAGGACGGATGGACCAAGTGTTCTCTTTCTCCCCAAGGGCGGCAATGCTGTTACAGAGTATTTGCTGGCCCACTATGCGAGATTCGATGGACTGGACGACGTCGTCTACTTCGATTGCAGTGAGACGGTGCCTGCCCTCTCGTTTTTCGACATCAGGCCACAACTCGAGACGGGCATTCCACGAACCACAGCCGTCCAGGACGTCGCAGATCACTATATCGAGTTGCTCGGCCAGATCATGGGCACGGAGCGATTCGAGCGTGCCGTTCGCTCACCAGACTTGATTCGGTATCTGATTCACGCACTGTTCGATCCAGTCCATGGCTCGGATGCCTTCTCCCATCGTGAGCTCCACCTCGCCGTCAAGACGATGCAACAGGATGGGAGTCCGCCTGCCGTCTCGGATGCAGAACTCGAACGCTCGCTGAGCAAGCAACCCGATACGGATGCTCGCACGTTCTCGAAGATCATGGCTGGTGTGGCGAGTCGGATCGAGAAGATCACGATCGATGCCAGACTGGCTCGGATGTTCAATCACGTCGCTGTCGATGAGCCGACTGACGACGAGCATGCGAGCCCCGACGAAGACGGCACTGCCGAAGACACTGCACAGACACCCCATTTCGATCTCGGGGAGTACCTCGACGAGGACGTGGTCATCATCGTCGACACGGGCGGCATTCGGACGGCAGCCCAGCGTGCAATTGCACTCGCGATCCTCTCGAATGCCTGGTCGGCACTCAAGCGTCGGACGCGCTCGAGTGGCCCCGAAACCGATCACTCACTGGTCAATCTCTATATCGAGGAAGCAGCGAGTATCGCAAACGCCTCGCTCTTGAAAGAGCTCCTGGCCCAGGGCCGAGAGTTCGACGTCTCGGTGACGCTGGCGATGCAGTTTCCGAGCCAACTCGCCGGTGCTGATGCCAGTGCAGCAGATGAGTTGTTGAACAACGTCCAGTCGGTGGTCTCGGGAAGCGTCCCGTCTGATTTTGAGTTGGCCAAACGGCTGGCGACCGGGGAAACGGATGCACAGACGATTGCTGATCGCCTCGATGGCCTTCGCCGTGGTGAGTGGCTCGTGAAGCTACCCGGTGAATTCCTCGGTGAAACTCCCGAGCCATTCCTCGTGCAGTCTCTGCCGCTCCCGCCCGGCCATCCGAAGGGGTCGATGCCGCTTGCTGGGGAGACTCACTCAGACTTCGAGTCCGCTCGTGATGATCTTGAAGCCCGTAGTATAGAAACGGTCGGGCTTGAGCTCACAGAGCCACAGACTGTCGAGAACGCGAGTCAAGAGGGAGACGAGGACGAAGAAGCAGTTCCGGTGCGAGTGGATAGTGCCCTCCCACATACCAAGCGACTCCCGGGGATGGTCAGCTACGATGAGGGTGGCCATGCACTGCTGTGTGTTGATTGTGAGACGCGCTACTCGCCTGATGATGCCGGACTCGAACAGGCGATCGAGTGTTGTCACTCCCGCTCTGAGGTTGACCCTGATGATATCCCGATCACCGACGTAAATCTCAGACTCGACGAGAGCGAGCGTCGTCAGAGTGAGTGGTCCGATCAGGCGCTCATGTTCCTCCAGGCTGTGCACAATGCGAGTCAGTTCACCTACGAGCCACCGGGATACGATCTGCTCTCGGATTCGATGATCCGCTTACGGGAGTACGTCGGTGTAGAGTCTTCGGAGGTGGATGCGCTCATCGATGCGGGGTTGCTGAGTCAGGATACGACGCGTCCACATCGATTGTATTCGCTTCGCCCGGAGGGACGCAATCTGATCGGCCAGGTGAATCAACACGGTGTCCATTACGGCCATGGCAAAGGCGATCTCGATGAGTCTGCCCAGCACGTACTGGGTGTCGAGGTGACGCGCCAATGGCTCGAACGGGAGTTCCGCGAGGATTCAGAGTCACCAGTCACGGAGGTCCGGCCCTATTACGAACTCCGAGAGGGATCGGTTCCGGTAGCTGGGTTCATGGGCGATGATTCTGATGCTGCTGAGGCGAGTTCGGATTTCGAGCAACACCGACTCGATCTTGCTGGATTGGACGTGGATGAGGAGATCGTTGTCGTCTGTGAGATCGAACGCGTCAATCACGATCTCCGAAGAGCGGCCCCGAGTGATTACGATAAGATGGCTGCCTGTGATCCTGACGAGGCGATCTGGGTGGCGATGTCCCATTCGGAGGCACACGAGATTCTCCAGGCGCTGAACGATCCTCTAGAGGGTGACCAGCGTGTCGAAAAGACGTATTCTGAAAGTAGCCCGGTACAGAAGTTCAGGATCGACGAGCCGGGGTTCACGCAGATGCATACCCTGGAACAGTTGCTCTCGAAGGTACGCGAGGAGTGATTTTCAGAAGTGCTGGTCGTGCGTGTTCTACGGCTGTGTAGTGTCGGACACCGAGCTTCCGATCTGGTCCCTTGAAACTCGCATCCAGTGAGTGGATTCAACGTGATTGCTAAATACAGAGCGCCTACTGTGCATATCAGTGAGAAATCCTTCTAGAGCTCATGGAAGATACGTAGCGAGAAAGTTGAGGATACGATCAAGCCACTCGATTTTCACCCTCTTCATCCGGTTCTCTGGCGTCTTCGGTCATAGGCAGATTATCAAGCGATTCCGTCAATAGGTATCGTCCTGATGTTCGCCATTATCAACATAGAATCACTTTGTGAGCCGTTCTGAAGAGGACTCAGAACCCATTCAACAGGTACTCCCTCCCGGAGTGATACCAATCGCACCTGCCCCGCCACGGCGTCGGTCGATGCCGTCGTCACCGCGACAGGTGGACCGACCTGCAGAGAAATCAACAATACGAAGTGACAGCGCTGAAAATCCAATCGGTGATGTCCGATGCCCCTCCAAACCGGCGCGAGTTCCTGCGTGCGACGGGACTCGCGGTCGCCCTGACCGGTATCGCCGGCTGTATTCAAGACGGCGCGCCCGGCACGCCCGAACCGAACAGCACAACAGCGACAGACGAGCCAACTGCCACCGCGACGGCCCCAGAGGGTACCGACACACCCACCGCAACCGAGACCGAGGTCGACGAGACCACCGAGGCGGAGACGACGGACGAAGAACCCACCGAGTCGCTCCCCCCGCTCACGGCGGACGGGTCTTCCACGGTCTATCCGATCGCGAACAAAGCGGCCTCGTACTGGAACTCGAACGTGCCCGCCGACGACGAGGAGTACTGGCCCCACGACGAGTACGGCATCGAGACCGACCAGAACCTCGCGGACTACTGGGCGGGGCAGTACGGGTTCGAACCGACCGGCGACCGCTCGGAGCCCCCGTATGTCATCAATGTGGGATTGAGCCACTCAGAGCGAGGGCTGAAAGCCATCAAAGACGGCCGCGTCGACATCGGAAACGCTTCGGCCCCTGCCGCGTCCGAACTCCCGAACGCGAGTCAGTCCACGCTGGACTCGCTCGTCGATCACGTCGTCGCTGTGGACGGCCAGCCCATCGTCGTCTCACGCGAAATCTACGACTCTGGCGTCACATCACTTACCGGCGACGAACTGAAGAAAATCTACAAAAAAGAGATTACCAACTGGAGTGAAGTCGGCGGTCCGGACAAGGAGATTCGGACAATCGGCCGGCTGGAGGGGTCCGGGACCGCAACTGCGTTCCGCGCGAACCTCTACGGCGATCCCGAGGCACCAATCAAACCCGACGACAGAAAGGGGATGAACCAGCAAGTTAAGCAACTCGTCGAGCAGTCCGACAACGCCATCGCCTATCTCGCGCTCGCGTTCGTCGACCCCGACGGTCCAGTCCCGCCGGTCGCGCTCGAACTCGACGGGACGACCTATGAGTACGGGAAAAACCTCGGTGCCACGGGGTACCCGCTCAGTCGCGACCTCCATTGCTACACGTGGGAGGACACGTCAAAGAAAGAGGCCGCCTTCATCGACATGCTCCTCTCGGAGTTCGGACAGGAGACGTTCGTCGCTGACAATCACTACTTTACCCTCCCCGAAAACCGGAGAGCGACCCAGCTTCGACGCCTGCCGAGCCAGAACTGACGGCCCAGCACCATCGATTTTCGCATAGCGAGTCATTCGGTAGATATCTCCTCTCTATGCAGCAGACTAGGCCTGATAATTGCAGACCGTTACAACAGTGTCGAGTCAATTACGTTAATTCTGAAGAGTTTGGTTTAGTGGCTGAGTAGACCAAGTTGCAATACTGGTACACGTTCGAATGGGATTCAACGACGTCGCAGTCGACAGCGAAACGGAGTGTAACAGTAGCCCGATTCACCGCTAGAAAGGAACAGTTCTGAGAGGAAGGCGACTAGAAGCGGGGGTGCTCACTGGCTGGGTGTGAACAGGCGAAAATTTGGATTGCCGGGCAGGGTCGTTCTCGGGAGGACTTCGAAGGGATCTAGAAGTTGGGGGCACCCAGTGAGTATATCAGATTGTAGAGTTAATAGTTTCTGTAAATTCCTAACCCCGGATCCCGTATGGGGATTACAACTATCCTTACAACACCTCGTGGATCAGGTAGTTCAACCAGATTGACTTCGTACAGTCTTCGCCGATCAGCCTGAGCAGCACGCTTTCGACCGCTTCAGCAATGCCCCCTGTGGGTCGTCCAGACCACAGTCAATCGAGTCCCAGTCTAGGCAACTGTATCAAATATACACCACTACCTAGCGGTGGCGACAGCCAAGATTACACCACCAATTTCACCACCCTGAGCCAATCACGATTCATAATCCACTCAGGTAGAGGATTTGCTAAAATCAATAGGGGCTACATGAACGGGAACAACTACACTAAGCCATTAGTATTTAAATCGCTGGATGAATGGAAGTCACTGATTCCTGATCACGGTGGAAAGTGTGGCGTGTAGCGATGGAATCAGTAACATCGGATGATGGAACTCGCATTAGCTATGAAAAACACGGCGAAGGGCCGCCCCTTCTTCTCATTCACGGAGGTTCTTCTCCGAAGTATTGGATGCCGCTTATCCCTAGCTTTGCCGACAACTACACAGTGATTGTCCCGCACCGACGGGGAGTGGGAAAAAGCGGCGACAGTGACGACTATTCCCTCGAAAGAGGCATTGAGGACATCCAAGCAGTCATCAACGATGTCTCAGGTACGCCCTCTCTTTTCGGCCACTCCTTCGGTGGACTCCTCGCACTTGAAACCGCTCGAAGAACGCCAATCAAGAGCCTCATCGTCTACGAACCCGCGGTTCTCGTCGGCGACTATCGCGAGCAAGCCTCCTTGGCCGATCAAATGCAGACTCGACTCGAAGATGGCGACCGCCGAGAGGCAATGAAGTTCTACGTTCGCGAAGTCATGCACGGTGGCGAAATCGAAAACCTGGATGGGTGGCTACGAAACTGGCCTCCCTGGCCAGAAATCGCTGAACTGGCCGAAAACATCGTGCGCATCAACAACGCTATCGAACAGTATCGTCTTCCCGATTCGATTACCGTTGATGCACCGGCGCGCCTCCTCACCGGGACCGAGGGACCCCCACATCTCCAGGACGGTATTCGTGCTGTAGATGATGCGATGAACGAAGGACAGATCGTTGAGTTCGACGGTGTCGGGCACGGCGGCCCGTCTGAAGCACCCGAGCAGGTCCTGCCCGAGATTCAGGAGTTCCTTCGATCCACAAACCCCCAAGTCTCTAACTAGCTGAGTAGAGAGGTTGTCCGATCGGTACCTTCCCCTGTAATCTCCCAAATTCTCTAACTGGGTTCTTATGGGAGACATCAACTCCGATGAATCGCTCTCAATTGGTGTTAGATTGGTTAGGCAGGGGCGGCCACATTGGCGCAACTGACGTCTCGATAATGTGGGTCTGGGCTCGCCGAAGTCGCTCTGAAACGGCCGAGGATGTCACGCCGAGTTCGTCTGCGATATCCTCCAAAGACGCCTTGCTGGGAATTTCAAAATATCCCATCTCGTAAGCGAGCCGAAGCGCCTCACGTTGTTGATCACTGAGTCCTTCTCCAGGAGGTTCAGGTTCTCTGTCTCTTGTGAGTCGGCGTAACGTGAGGCCGCCATTTTCCTGCCAAAACTTCCGAAGTTCATCAAATGCTTCACGGTTTGCGAACCAACCAGTTTGCACCCAGCATGATTCTTGAACTCGTATTCGTTCGATTATTACCTCAGTTGTCGCGAGCGAGCGAAACGCACTGAAATCGTCGATAACATCACCCAGTTGTTCTTCTTCACTCTTTGATGGAACAATCTGATAGTGGAGAGTGTCACCAGCTTCACCGATGAAAG
Above is a genomic segment from Halorientalis sp. LT38 containing:
- a CDS encoding ATP-binding protein: MTTPPTSPARSQQSPNADSLPVLADDARPYIQIRPTTDHADPWNLPLHLKRLHRLCFDDSARHWLPFDSPAHSTIEVTLYTRGHGEIAYLFGCSAPEKLDALEGLLREAVPNSYQFQRVEFHTDSLTDPNHGSIAGIEFEGRPRSPRDWQTRLTPYTDFYGPENRYRANGSNSSREGQTKTIPLATIAEAMARSDTPVLYQALLTPYDDFTSELDTYSRAIETGSVGILDQAINALAGYPDPEDIRLTATDQTRLETLAEKDGRHSFIVNARAVAMGGKARESENLIRTLESAFAEVSGETYDIRASISTGNPGQDLFERITDRTIHHPTYETLTQRLPGTQTGSAGIVADPAEVGSFCLLDGDALTTEGRRAVAPTPAAKTGLRLPPQSVLENYQQPGFEVGLPLTADKTPRNSPVAVPPALQPMHQAILGATGSGKSVLNLSGVLSNHARTDGPSVLFLPKGGNAVTEYLLAHYARFDGLDDVVYFDCSETVPALSFFDIRPQLETGIPRTTAVQDVADHYIELLGQIMGTERFERAVRSPDLIRYLIHALFDPVHGSDAFSHRELHLAVKTMQQDGSPPAVSDAELERSLSKQPDTDARTFSKIMAGVASRIEKITIDARLARMFNHVAVDEPTDDEHASPDEDGTAEDTAQTPHFDLGEYLDEDVVIIVDTGGIRTAAQRAIALAILSNAWSALKRRTRSSGPETDHSLVNLYIEEAASIANASLLKELLAQGREFDVSVTLAMQFPSQLAGADASAADELLNNVQSVVSGSVPSDFELAKRLATGETDAQTIADRLDGLRRGEWLVKLPGEFLGETPEPFLVQSLPLPPGHPKGSMPLAGETHSDFESARDDLEARSIETVGLELTEPQTVENASQEGDEDEEAVPVRVDSALPHTKRLPGMVSYDEGGHALLCVDCETRYSPDDAGLEQAIECCHSRSEVDPDDIPITDVNLRLDESERRQSEWSDQALMFLQAVHNASQFTYEPPGYDLLSDSMIRLREYVGVESSEVDALIDAGLLSQDTTRPHRLYSLRPEGRNLIGQVNQHGVHYGHGKGDLDESAQHVLGVEVTRQWLEREFREDSESPVTEVRPYYELREGSVPVAGFMGDDSDAAEASSDFEQHRLDLAGLDVDEEIVVVCEIERVNHDLRRAAPSDYDKMAACDPDEAIWVAMSHSEAHEILQALNDPLEGDQRVEKTYSESSPVQKFRIDEPGFTQMHTLEQLLSKVREE
- a CDS encoding PstS family phosphate ABC transporter substrate-binding protein, with translation MPADDEEYWPHDEYGIETDQNLADYWAGQYGFEPTGDRSEPPYVINVGLSHSERGLKAIKDGRVDIGNASAPAASELPNASQSTLDSLVDHVVAVDGQPIVVSREIYDSGVTSLTGDELKKIYKKEITNWSEVGGPDKEIRTIGRLEGSGTATAFRANLYGDPEAPIKPDDRKGMNQQVKQLVEQSDNAIAYLALAFVDPDGPVPPVALELDGTTYEYGKNLGATGYPLSRDLHCYTWEDTSKKEAAFIDMLLSEFGQETFVADNHYFTLPENRRATQLRRLPSQN
- a CDS encoding alpha/beta fold hydrolase — translated: MESVTSDDGTRISYEKHGEGPPLLLIHGGSSPKYWMPLIPSFADNYTVIVPHRRGVGKSGDSDDYSLERGIEDIQAVINDVSGTPSLFGHSFGGLLALETARRTPIKSLIVYEPAVLVGDYREQASLADQMQTRLEDGDRREAMKFYVREVMHGGEIENLDGWLRNWPPWPEIAELAENIVRINNAIEQYRLPDSITVDAPARLLTGTEGPPHLQDGIRAVDDAMNEGQIVEFDGVGHGGPSEAPEQVLPEIQEFLRSTNPQVSN
- a CDS encoding helix-turn-helix domain-containing protein, which gives rise to MGLVAEYEMHCETLPLIDVAREVSGATIEVELQYNHGERAVFLAYVTGASRPKLSKALEASDFVGEYTFIGEAGDTLHYQIVPSKSEEEQLGDVIDDFSAFRSLATTEVIIERIRVQESCWVQTGWFANREAFDELRKFWQENGGLTLRRLTRDREPEPPGEGLSDQQREALRLAYEMGYFEIPSKASLEDIADELGVTSSAVSERLRRAQTHIIETSVAPMWPPLPNQSNTN